The following DNA comes from Oncorhynchus masou masou isolate Uvic2021 chromosome 21, UVic_Omas_1.1, whole genome shotgun sequence.
GTACCGTCGGAAAgattatgacccctctatggaaagatgagactctcacgaaggTGATCTCCGTTTTGCACTGCAACCTCAAAaagcagtaccagtcaaaagtttggacacacctactcattcaagggttttgcctttattttttacaatgttctacattgtagaataatagtgaagacatcaaaactattaaataacacacatggaatcatgtaacccaAAAAGTttcaaacaaatctaaatatactttatatttgatattcttcaaagtagccatcctttaccttgatgacagctttgcacactattggcattctctcaaccagctgcatgaggtagtcacctggaatgtatttcaattaccAGGTGTACCTTGttcaaaattcaaaaggcactcgcacatctgagcaaaCTTCTTGCAGGTGCATGGCAACAGTTGAACAAGATGAATGAAAAAGGAAACCAAACACTGCTCTTGATAGgatcactgatctttaataagcttacGTATTGGCCTGACTGCCTTCGTCAGAGCCCTGATAAgtaagcttattaaagatcagtgatactatcaagagcagtgtgcagttTCCTTTTTCAttcaggtgtaccttgttaaaagttaatttgtggatattctttccttcctaatgcatttgagccaatcagttgtgttgtgagaagGTATGGGTTGTATACAGAATAtaggcctatttggtaaaagaccaagtccatattttaatgcaaaaacagctcaaataagcaaagagaaatgacagtccatcattactttaagacacaaaGGCCAGTCAAAgcgaaaaaacaacaacatcaagcgcgatgatgaaactggcactcacgaggaccgccacaggaaaggaagacccagtgttacctctgctgcagaggataagttcattagagttaccagcctcagaaattgaagctcaaataaatgtttcagagttcaagtaacagacacatctcaacaactgttcagaggagactgcgtgaatcaggccttcatggtcaaattgctgaaaAAAAAAACCTACTAGgaaaaaggaaaggaaagggggatacctagtcagttgtacaactgaaaagggtcttctgcatttaacccaacccagtgggttaactgccttgctcaggggcagaatgacaaattcaaggacaccaataagaagaaaagacttgcttgggccaagaaacacaagcaatggacattagaccggtggaaatctgtccttttggtctgatgagtccaaatgtgagatttttggttccaactgctgtgtctttgtgagacgcagagtaggtgaacggatgatctccgcatgtgtggttcccactgtgaagcatggaggaggtgtgatggtgttttgctggtgacaccgtctgtgatttattaataattcaaggcacacttaaccagcatagctaccacagcattctgcagcgatgattccataggtgttatttcatagttttgatgtcttttctatcattctacaatgtagaaaatagtaaaactaaagaaagacccttggatgagtaggtgttctaaaacgtttgattGGTAGTGTAAATATTTGTTTTAATATACCTTAAGGGGTCCTaacattctaaatcaaatagctaaatgatctcTCCCCGTCttagactcttaaggattaaCTACTGTTAAATAACTTACCCTTTTCAGAGACGTGTGTACTACGCTGTCACTCTGTAAGGTGTTAAAATCCACACTGTTGATAATTGCACTGAAAGGAACACTGGTCCggaacacactactgtactcacacACTACACTCACATCATTAACAACATAACCTCAAGCTTATCTGTAAGAAAAGGACCAAGGTattagtgctctctctctctctgttgacctAGGCAACACAGCTAAGCCTGCAGAATGTGAGTGGGAGGGAGATGAGAAAGTCAGAGATTGCAATCTTAATGTACGAGCTAGTCTTCTTATGACATTTAATACATAAGACTAGCTCGTACAGTAAGCCAAAGCATCCATGATTTATGTTTATAAAGAGGAAGGAAAGCAAATTTCATTTTTCAATAGAAATAAAAATGTGTCCAACTGTGTGTGTGCCCCTGTGTCCCCCCCCGTCCCCGTGTATGTCTGTCCGTGTCCCCGTGTCTTCCcccgtgtgtgtgtctcgtgtatGTCTGTCCGTGTCCCTGTGTCTTTCCCCGGCCCCGTGTCTTCCCCCGTCCCCGTGTCttcacccgtgtgtgtgtgtctcgtatATGTCTGTCCGTGTCCACGTGTCTTCCCCCGTCCCCATGTCTTCCCCCGTCCCGTGTCTTCCCCCGTCCCCGTGTCTTCCCCCGTCCCCGTGTCTCGTGTATGTCTGTCCGTGTCCCTGTGTCTTCCCCCGTCCCCGTGTCttcacccgtgtgtgtgtgtctcgtatGTCTGTCCGTGTCCCCGTGTCTTCCCCCGTCCCCGTGTCTTCCCCCATCCCCGTGTCTCGTGTATGTCTGTCCGTGTCCCCGTAACTCCCGTCCGTGCGTGAGTGCGTCCCCCCCTGTCCGTGCGTCCGTCTGTCCCCCCCGTCCGTGCGTCCCGTCCGTGCGTGCGTCCCCCCCGTCCGTGCGTCCCCtcccccgtccgtccgtccgtccgtccgtgcaTCCTCCCGTCCGTCGGTGCGTGTGTCAGGTCTTACCTCTGGGGGCCCGTTGAAGGAGTAGGCGTAGAGAATGGGTTGTATCATGATGAGAGACTGGGTCAGGTCCTGACGCATGAACTGGTGTCTGTAGTATGAGCTCTCATCTGGGCTGTTGTTGAACACTTGCAGGAAAGGAGATCTTCTTAGGTGGAACATAAACTGAGGGACAAAGGAAAAGCtataatgtgttttttttttaaatactcttTATATTAAGCCTGAAACATTACTTTAAAATAAAGATGTTTAGCTCAAAGATATTTATCATACATCTGTGTACAGTCCTGGCCTAAAGTTgagaattttcacaaagtttgctgcttcagtgtctttagatatttttgtcagatgttactatggaatactgaagaataattacaagcatttcataagtgtcaaagatTTTATTGaaaattacatgaagttgatgcaaagagtcaatatttgcagtgttgacccttctttttcaagacctctgcaatctgctcTGGCATGctatcaattaacttctgggccacatcctgactgatggcagcccattcttgcataatcaatgcttgggatttgtcagaatttgtgagtttttgtttgtccacccacctcttgaggattgtcCACAAGTTCTccatgggattaaggtctggggagtttccttagttatcacttttgccttatggcgaggtgctccatcatgctggaaaaggcattgttcgtcaccaaactgttcctggatgggtGGAAGAAGCTGCTCtcgaggatgtgttggtaccattctttattcatggctgtgttcttaggcaaaattgtgagtgagcccactcccttggctgagaagcaaccccacacatgaatggtctcaggaagctttactgttggcatgacacaggactgatggtagcgctcacctggTCTTCTCCGGAccagcttttttccggatgccctaaacaattggaaaggggattcatcagagaaaatgactttaccccagtactcaacagtccaatccctgtaccttttgcagaatatcagtgtgtccctgatgtttttcctggagagaagtggcttctttgctgcccttcttgacaccaggccatccccaaaagtcttcgcctcactgtgcgtgcagatgcctgctgccattcctgagcaagctctgtactggtggtgccccgatcccacagctgaatcaactttaggagatggtcctggcgcttgctggactttcttgggcgccccaAAGCCtttacaacaattgaaccactctccttgaagttcttgatgatccgataaatggttgatttaggtgcaatcttactggcagcaatatccttgcctgtgaagccctttttgtgcaaagcaatgatgacagcacgtgtttccttgcaggtaaccatgattgacagaggaagaacaatgattccaagcaccaccctccttttgaagcatccagtctgttattcgaactcaatcagcatgacagagtgatctccagccttgtcctcgtcaacactcacacctgtgttaacgagagaatcactgacatgatgtcagctggtccttttgtggcagggctgaaatgcagcgGAAATActttggggattcagttaatttgcatggcaaatagggACTATGCAATTCATcggatcactcttcataacattctggagtatatgcaaattgccatcatacaaactgaggcagcagactgtcaaaatgtatatttgtgtcattctcaaaacttttggccacgactgtactagCTACAAGTGTCGTTACACTAAAGAGCCAACCAGCCTCTCAGCCCATGATCACTTACCTGGGGATAGAGAGAAAAGGTTTCTGAGAAGCGGAAAGAGTTGGGATCATCCTTATGATAATCTCCAAACTTCTGACACTAGAACGGAGAGGAAAAAAGGCAATTCAAACCCATTATAAACCCTGCCTGCAACTGAGTCCACACTTCAAAATGTCACACTTAATCCCACACTTAATTTCCCTGTGCCTGCTAGCCTGGAAATTGCTACTTTGCCCCGTCTCGGTCTTACCAGCCGGATGAGCTGCCTGTCCAGCCAGCGAAGCACATCAGGGCCCTCCTCGGTCTCAGCGCGGTACACAGCCAGTCTAGCCATGAGGATGGCTGAAGCCTCCTGGTCAAATGATGCTGCAATAGTCTGGATCTGGGTCCCTGCATCTGCCCAGctgaggggggagaaagagagtgaggagagagctaaagagagaaaCAACCTACATAAGCATTGTTGATCATTTGACACActtatgtttttgtttgtttgtaaggTTCTCCTCCACAATGAAAAAGTAATATCATCACAATCTCTACCATAGATTTTATGGAGAAATTAGTTAAGGGACATTACGTCAGATGTTACGGTTCTGGTTACCTTGGTATTGAAAAGCCCTTTGCCATAATAAAGCCGGTAAATGAAATCCCATACTGTAATTTAAGTCTAGATAAATTGAACTGATCTTTTAAAACAGCCTGGGAATGACTTTTTATCTACAGACATTTCCTCTCGCAACTGCCCTGTCACATGTTAAGCATTGTAGCTatataaaaggttaaataaataaaacacgtCTCATGCTAACAAACATGAACTGCAACATTGATCATAACCCATTGAGTCTTTACAGTAGTCACATGACCGAGAAGAGTCAGTCAGTGTCTTCTAAATACACGTGTGACACTAACAACCAAGACCATCTCCTCCTCTGACCAGGGGAGAAGACAACACAACAACCACTTTACCCCTACTGTGTTGCTATGGAAACAAGGTGAGCTTGCAGATGCAGCTCCATAGTGGAATGAAAAGTGGCAGAAAAACCTTAAAGTCCAGCAGTTACTTTGAAAAGAAGACGTGCTCTTTAATGATGAATCAAATTCATATGTTTGTGGAAGTTTTTATCTGAAGTGAGACaaatctgtagtgtgtgtgtatacatatattTACTTTCTGGCGGTGGTGGTGACACGAATGCGTTTCTGTCCACTGGAGTGTTGGTACTGTGTGACATACTGGACCGCCCCTCGGCCCCCCTGGGGAATAGGTGCATTATGCTACAGAGACAAAAACAGTTAGGAAAGAATCATTAGAAAGGCATCCCATTAGAAGTGCACATTCTATAAAAATGCTGTGATGATCATAAATGTAAATTACCCATCTATATAAGCAAACATACGTGGTTCTTGCCGGTGAGCTTTATTCAAATAATTTGctgtgtacaaacacacacaactgcTACGGCCTTATGGACAGCCAGAGAAGAATAACAACTTCCAGAAGAATTGAAATAATTAGGCTATATGAGGGGGCTTAAAGCAGAAAGGCAATAATGAATGATTGGGCACTTGGATTGAATTAGAGGCACACTTCTTGCCAATTAACCCAACAACACTCCAGAGTCAAATGGCTCATTAACTGTGCGGCAGCCATTACAGTGGAGAGGATATTGGATCTCAAGCTTCTGTGTACACAGGCAGCACAactcctctacatcctctctccctctcacacaagGCTGCGTATCCACACACCAGCTCCTTGACTGTTTGCCTCCATACTTACACCATTAGGGCTGAATATTTTGGTTCTCATAGTTCTGCTGcttgagagggagggggggtgtgcCGGGCTGTTTCACCCTCCCTGCCTCAATCTGAGGTAGAGAAGGAGTACAGCAAGGCAGAAAGGAGCTAGCTCAGCCCTTCGAAGGACAGCTAGAGGACTTGAAGAGGAGCCTCCCCTCCCAGAGCACAGCGGGAGACTGACACAACAACAACCCTCCCCCCGAAGACCAGCCCacgacacacacaggataacgtGACTTCACACTTCAgcctcagtcagtcagccagccagccgggTCAGTGGGAGCTCATGGCCTGAACCAGGCGGGAAGAGAACGAGCAGCCAGGCAGCCCAGGGAGGACTTCTCGGAGGACTTCTCTTCCACCAGGAGGTCGGGAGGATGCAGCCGGTGGCCCTGGTATATGCAGCTCTGATGGTGGTCTCCAGTCTGTTCTCTGTGTGTGGTAACGTGGTTCTACTTCTGGTGGTTCTTCTCAACAAGGAGCTCCATACCGAAACCTGGGCCCTGACCTTGAGCTTCTGCCTGAGTGACCTCGCCCTGGGTCTCTCAACCATCCCCTTCGGAGCCCACAACAGCCTGCTCAGGCCACAGGGCTACCCCAGCGACGGGTACCTCTGCCAGGGCAGCGCCTTCCTCTACCTGCTCCTTCAGCTGGGCTCTATCCACTCCCTGACCTGGGCCACCGTTGACAAGTTCACAGAGATCTGCTTCGCCCTGAGCTACAGCACCATCTGCACGGCCAGGAGGACCAGGGTGGTGCTGGTCCTGGTGTGGCTCTACGGCCTGATCAATGCAGCCTTGCCACTGCTGGGCTTTGGCCGCTACACCTACAGCAGCACCAGGTTCCTGTGTGCCCCTAGCTTCCAGCCAAACTACAGGGGCTTCAGTCTGCTCTTCATAGTGGTCGGGATCATAGCACCCATACTCATCATGTGCTCCATGTATGCGTACATTGTGTATATTGCAAGGAAACAGGTGCGCCGAGGGACGTTTGTTTGCAACGACCAGCACTGTTTTTATGTCCCTGCTAAAAACTACTTCAGGAGCTCCATAGTGATGGTGGCAACTGTGGGTGAGTCTCTTTGGTGGTTACATACCAGTTCTAACCTTGTGAATAGTACAGTGAAACTCTCGGTTTGGTTCTGTATTCAGACAAAGCAAGGCATTTGAGATATATGGTCATTCTGAGCAGATACACAGATTAAAAGCCTTTTAGCAGATAACATTTCAAGGTTGTTGTTATTATTGACATTTTTCTGTAGGCTACATTTGTAACTGGTCAAATTCAGTCTTTTTGAAATGGTCAATGTGCTATTATTaaacaataaggcccgagggggtgtggtatatggccaatataccacggctaagtgcTGTTCTTTCGTCATgatgcaacgcggagtgcctggatacagcccttaaccatggtatattggccatatatcacaaccccccgaggtgccttattgctattataaactggttaccaaccaaATTAGAAGATTATGTTGTCATTCCGGTGGTatacaatcagcattcagggctcaaacaacccagtttataataacttAACACACTACAATAAGGTTAGTTattttcaaaaaatatatatatatcacgcACACACTAAATAGACGTCTTCATATCAACATGTAATGTTACCGAAATTAATCTAATAACGCATTTCAATAAGATTACTCTTGACTCGCTCttccaatatatattttttaaacgtaATTACTCTAATAATCTCCCGTCTTAATTCTCTCCATTGTCAGTGTTGCTGCTGGTGTGCTGGCTGCCTTACATCGCCACCTGTTTCTATGAAACGTTTAGTGGCCATGAACCGCCAGCAGCAACCTCAGCCGTAGCCACCTGGCTCGTCCTCTTCACCTCCTCACTCAACCCCTGGATCAACTCCATGACGCAGAAGTAAGTAATAGCGCAATAGCCCCAAACAAACAGTCACAGAAATATAAAGAGTAATTTCAATGCCAAGAAGATTAAGGCTCAATCTTATGAAGCTGTTACACCTCAATATCCCTGTGGCCCATCAATGGCCACATGAAACCAAAATCAAGACAGACTTGATTAATGATCAACTCCATGAGCCAGATATAAGGAATAGCCAATAGCCCAAACAGTCATTCAATAATATACTGTCATTCTCCCTTATTCAAAAAATATGAAGACTAGTCCAATTTCCCCCCATATCTCAAGAGTAAGGCTCAATCTTGTGCAGATGATATAACGTAATAATATGAAGGCCCCTCAATAGCCACTTGAAACCAAAGTCAGAGCGAATTGAGAAGCTAGCTCCAATACATTTCTAAATGAGGGCTGCTGAGAGGTGAAATAGCTGAGAGCGTGAGATGATGAAATGAGCTTCTCAGTGTGGGAGCAGAGCCGTTTCTGGCTGCACTACAGATGTTATATGGTTAATGGTggcttattttctctctctctgattcaatCTCCGTCtccctctatttctttctcttccccccctctaCATCTtgccctctccatttctctctatccctctcaggCGGTACAGAGTGGCTCTGCGGAAAAGTTTGAATAAAATACGACAGCTGCTTCAGCACCGGCTGATGAACGCCCACCCACAGAGCACCGCCATCCAACTGGAGATAGTGAGCCATAATCACCATCACATCGCCAAGCAATCACTCTGGTCAGATGACTCCAAGCCAGGTTCACCAGAGACTAGATCCATGTCGGAGGTGACCATGGAGGATAGTAAAGACACTGGGGACAGTAAGGGCATTACACTGGACCAGGTCTGTCCCTGTGGAACCATCTGTTAGAATTACTAGACTAACTACATACTTGATTCTATGGATCCCAGAAATCTGTGGAAGACAGTGGCAATTGTTACTATCCtggctaaataaatacaaatcaatTAATTAAATGAAAGGTTGGGACTAATCAACAAGGGAGGACTATACCAAGGAACACTGTGGCGACAAGAGGCGACAGTCTCCTGTTTGACGAATGGGAGGTCATTGTGGTCTTTCGTGGCCATACACCAAGACTGACATAGCTATCCTATCTGTTCATTTTCAGATGAAAAAAAGTTTGCTTACAATTTACATTGTTTGAACTACAATATTTGAATTACACTGCCGACTGTGCTAAACTGTTTATAGACAAACACTGTCAGAGATGAAGTCAATCCGTTTACAGTCAATAAATATTCATCAAAACAAATTATACGGATTCATAAAATGACAATTGTGTTCTTCGTTAATGAATATACCATGGGCAACACCGAGTCTAAAATCATTGACATCTAGCTACCAGATTAAATCTACCAGATTAGCATAACTGAAAATACTGAGTTGGAGTGAATGTGATCATCTCAATGACATTTCAGAACCATCTTGTGCAAGCTACTGTTGGTACGCTTTATAAAGAGGCCAGTGGGTTCATATACGAGCACACCATCTGGTGGCATAGTGATGCAACTGGCCAGTACAGCAGTAGAATATCATAGTACTAGAATAGCTAGTATGCCCTCTGGTGGTGCAATTCAATTATCTAAATCTTTGGCACAAGTGTAACATttgcattttagtcatttagcagatgctcttggCAAACATGGCTCCGTGGGCCGCCGAATCTCAGATGTGTGTGATATAAAACGACTACTCAGGATCCTTCCTTCTCACTCCTGATCACAACAGAGAGCAAAACATGGCACTTGACAAGTAGCTTAGTGATCACAATTCAGAGTGTAATATGAACGCATACCTGATTGACCACCTCAAAGTACACTGCCAGAGTGGTGTTATGATCAAGACCACAGATCTTCCATTGAGAGGTGCCCCCTGTTCCAATTTCCTGTTAGGAAACAGACAGACGTTTTCTTAAATCAGAATGACATTGTTCTAGAAGGGATCAGAAAGGGATCTCCTTCAGTAGAAATTCAGGACACAACATTCTGGACAACTTCATTTACAAAAAAGGTTCAACTGGATAAAAGTATCATTCAAAACAAGATTACTGTACTGTTCTGCATATCTGCTCATGGATGTAGGTTATTTCCATTGAAAAGGACCCATAAGCACCAACATGGGAAGTTCATAGCAGCATGTCAAATGTAAGATGAGTATATTTGAGAAATTAAGGAATATATGTTTTCACCATATCCAtcttaacattttttttaataagcaaaggctttgattaGTCAATAGATGGAAAGGGGATCTTAGAAAACATTATCATAATAAGTCTTAAAAAGATATTATAAATACGTCAAAACACATTAATGTTGGAGTAAAGACCGCTGACAACGAATATCAACATTTATATTTAGGATAATTTTTCCTGCtttctgtaagtttaagaaacattgaCATGTGCCTTGAAATATTACGAGATAAGAAGCTGTTGAAAGATAAACATATTTTTCTCAGATGGCAGAACAGCACTTTATGTGGCTATTTGTGCCTTGAATGTTTCGAGAGCTGTGTTAGCTAGTAAACTTTGTGCTGTCTTTAGTTTGGCTTGCAGACAAAATCAATGACGGCCCTTTTTGGCAAGCTGCCAAAACATCTTATAATATTATCTAAGAAAAACACTACACATGGTTAAAACATTTAGGGGTACATCTGGATCAGTAAAGGACTGGCAACATATGTTGCTTATGCAAGGACGAACACTGAACACGCAAATAGTTCTGTGTTTTGTGTGCCAGTGTTATACAAATGTAACCAATGTGAAACATAGTAACGTCAGAACGTTGCTTGGGAAATTACCCAAAGATATGCTATGATTTCGATGATAAAAATCTGAACTTCGAGGAGAAATAAACGAATATGCAACTTTTACAAGTTTTGAACCAGTGTTCATATTCATAACATTATCTAAACATAATGATGTTGAAACGTTTCAGTTTGGTTTCCTGGGTCACGGAACAACAGatttttggtgggtggcccttgGACTATTTAGGACACATTACCATGAACATAATGACATTCTAATTCATAATTAAgcatttctgtgtagtacagatcagggacccatgatgaaATTCCATTACCAggggtgtaaatccacttcacttaatgtatactgaacaaaaatataaaatacaacaatttcaaatattttactgagttacagttcatatacggAAATgagtaaattgaaataaattcattaggccctaatctatggatttcacatgactgggaatatgttggtcacagaaacCTTAACTAAAAAaaactgtcagtatctggtgtgaccaccatttgcctcatgcagcgcgccatctccttcgcatagagttgatcaggctgttgattgtgtcctgtggaatgttgtcccactcctcttcaatggttgtgcaTTAGTTGctagatattggcgggaactatAACACGCTGTTGCACATGCCAatacagagcatcccaaacatgctcaatggatggcatgtctggtgagtgtgcagcccatggaagaactgggacattttcagcttccaagaattgtgtacagcgacattatcatgctgaaacatgaggtgatggcggcggatgaatagCACGACAATAGGCCTCATGATCCCGTCatagtatctctgtgcattcaaatgttcattgataaaatacaattgtgcttattgtccgtagcttatgcacGCCCAtacatcagcaaaccgctggCCCATACTACACCATACACTTGGTCTGAGGTTggttgaacgtactgccaaattctctaaaacaacattggaggcggcttatggtagagaatttaaacattcaaatctctggcaacagttctggtggacattcctgcagtcagcatgtcaattgcacgcttcctcaaaacttgagacatcagtgAAATTGTGCTGTGTGAGAACTGcaaattttagagtggccttttattgtccccagcacaagttgtaCCTGTGTCATGATCATGCTGCTTAATCAGCTTGTtaatatgccacacttgtcagctggatggattatcttggcaaaggacaaatgctccctaatagggatgtaaacaaatttgtgcacaatattTTAGATAATTTAGCTTTTTGTGCGCATCGAAAATTTCTGGTATCTTTAATTTCAgcacatgaaacatgggaccaacactttacataacACAACAACCAAAATAGATGGATTTCAAAGTCAAGGTGTCAGTTGACACCCCCTTCTTTCTGCATCTTAattcagagcagatatttaaCAGAGTT
Coding sequences within:
- the LOC135508562 gene encoding adenosine receptor A3, which translates into the protein MQPVALVYAALMVVSSLFSVCGNVVLLLVVLLNKELHTETWALTLSFCLSDLALGLSTIPFGAHNSLLRPQGYPSDGYLCQGSAFLYLLLQLGSIHSLTWATVDKFTEICFALSYSTICTARRTRVVLVLVWLYGLINAALPLLGFGRYTYSSTRFLCAPSFQPNYRGFSLLFIVVGIIAPILIMCSMYAYIVYIARKQVRRGTFVCNDQHCFYVPAKNYFRSSIVMVATVVLLLVCWLPYIATCFYETFSGHEPPAATSAVATWLVLFTSSLNPWINSMTQKRYRVALRKSLNKIRQLLQHRLMNAHPQSTAIQLEIVSHNHHHIAKQSLWSDDSKPGSPETRSMSEVTMEDSKDTGDSKGITLDQVCPCGTIC